One part of the Tenacibaculum sp. 190130A14a genome encodes these proteins:
- a CDS encoding DUF5522 domain-containing protein, with the protein MRNKILKPNPDEYYTNEQGYRVFKEAYHLRRGYCCKNGCKHCPYGYDKKTDSFKK; encoded by the coding sequence ATGAGAAATAAAATCTTAAAACCGAATCCTGATGAGTATTATACAAATGAACAAGGATATCGTGTTTTTAAAGAAGCTTACCACCTTAGACGTGGATATTGTTGTAAAAATGGTTGTAAACATTGTCCGTACGGATATGATAAAAAAACCGATAGTTTTAAAAAATAG
- a CDS encoding DUF4136 domain-containing protein yields the protein MRKIKLLVLPIIALLVTSCSSVKVATDYDTKANFNNYKTFAFYKTGIDKAPISDLDKKRIMRAVEAELVAKGMTKSSNPDVLVSLFTKSRERININDNNFGWGWGYGWGWNPWMWGGANRLNVNQYTEGTLFLDIIDAKNKELVWQGIGTGALKIRNAEKKEERIKEFVKEIMSKYPPGWDKK from the coding sequence ATGAGAAAAATAAAATTACTAGTACTACCAATTATTGCTTTGCTTGTAACATCATGCAGTTCTGTGAAAGTTGCAACCGATTATGATACAAAAGCAAATTTTAACAACTATAAAACCTTTGCGTTTTATAAAACTGGAATTGATAAAGCGCCAATTTCAGATTTGGACAAAAAAAGAATTATGCGTGCTGTAGAAGCAGAATTAGTTGCTAAAGGGATGACAAAATCGTCTAATCCAGATGTTTTAGTAAGCTTGTTTACAAAATCTAGAGAGCGTATAAATATAAATGACAATAATTTCGGCTGGGGCTGGGGTTATGGTTGGGGCTGGAACCCATGGATGTGGGGAGGAGCTAATCGATTGAATGTAAACCAGTATACTGAAGGTACTTTATTTTTAGATATTATTGATGCTAAGAATAAAGAGTTGGTTTGGCAAGGAATTGGTACTGGAGCACTTAAAATTCGTAATGCTGAGAAAAAAGAAGAACGTATTAAAGAATTTGTAAAAGAGATTATGTCAAAATATCCTCCAGGTTGGGATAAAAAATAA
- a CDS encoding urocanate hydratase — MTFKEQIQQGIPNTLPPKKEYDTTINHAPKRKEILTDEEKKLALRNALRYFDKEHHAELLPEFKEELEKYGRIYMYRLRPEYKMYARPIEEYPGKSLQARSIMIMIQNNLDYAVAQHPHELITYGGNGAVFSNWAQYLLTMKYLSEMTDEQTLVMYSGHPMGLFPSHKDAPRVVVTNGMMIPNYSKPDDWEKFNALGVTQYGQMTAGSYMYIGPQGIVHGTTITVLNGFRKLGKSPKGNLFVTAGLGGMSGAQPKAGNIAGCITVCAEVNPKITQVRLDQKWIDEKITDLDELVARVRKAKEHKEVVSLAYLGNVVDVWEKFAEENIHIDLGSDQTSLHNPWAGGYYPVDMSFEESNEMMANNPELFKEKVQETLRRHAKAINKHTEKGTYFFDYGNAFLLEASRAGADVMSSNPTLGREFKYPSYVQDIMGPMCFDYGFGPFRWVCASGKPEDLAKTDAIACEILEEIMKNSPEEIQQQMADNIQWIKGAQENKLVVGSQARILYADAEGRMKIAQAFNEAIERGEIGPVVLGRDHHDVSGTDSPYRETSNIYDGSRFTADMAIHNVIGDSFRGATWVSIHNGGGVGWGEVMNGGFGMLLDGSLDASRRLKSMLFWDVNNGIARRSWARNEEAVFAIKRAMNVEPNLKVTLPNLVDDALLENV, encoded by the coding sequence ATGACATTTAAAGAACAAATTCAACAAGGAATACCTAATACATTACCTCCTAAGAAGGAATATGATACCACTATAAATCATGCTCCTAAACGTAAAGAAATCTTAACTGATGAAGAAAAGAAGCTAGCATTAAGGAATGCCTTGCGTTACTTTGATAAAGAACATCATGCAGAATTACTTCCTGAGTTTAAGGAAGAATTAGAAAAGTACGGACGCATTTATATGTATCGATTGAGACCAGAGTACAAGATGTATGCACGTCCAATTGAAGAATATCCAGGGAAATCATTGCAGGCAAGATCAATTATGATAATGATTCAAAATAACCTTGATTATGCCGTAGCCCAGCATCCACATGAATTAATAACTTATGGAGGTAATGGAGCGGTGTTTTCTAACTGGGCTCAGTATTTGTTAACTATGAAGTATTTGTCGGAAATGACAGATGAGCAAACTTTGGTAATGTATTCTGGACATCCAATGGGCTTGTTTCCATCTCATAAAGATGCACCGAGAGTTGTAGTAACAAACGGAATGATGATTCCGAATTATTCGAAACCAGACGATTGGGAGAAATTCAACGCCTTAGGAGTTACTCAGTATGGACAAATGACAGCTGGTAGTTATATGTATATTGGGCCGCAAGGAATTGTGCATGGAACAACAATTACTGTTTTAAATGGATTTAGAAAGTTAGGGAAATCTCCAAAAGGAAACTTATTTGTTACTGCTGGTTTAGGAGGGATGAGTGGAGCCCAACCTAAGGCAGGAAATATAGCGGGTTGTATTACTGTTTGTGCTGAGGTAAACCCAAAAATAACGCAAGTACGTTTAGATCAAAAATGGATTGACGAGAAGATAACAGATTTAGATGAACTGGTAGCACGCGTAAGAAAAGCAAAAGAGCATAAAGAAGTTGTTTCTTTAGCTTATTTAGGGAATGTAGTGGATGTGTGGGAGAAGTTTGCTGAAGAAAATATCCATATCGACTTAGGTTCAGATCAAACATCATTACACAATCCTTGGGCGGGAGGATATTATCCTGTAGATATGTCGTTTGAAGAGTCTAACGAAATGATGGCTAATAATCCAGAATTGTTCAAGGAAAAAGTTCAAGAGACCTTACGTCGCCATGCGAAAGCTATTAATAAACACACGGAGAAAGGAACTTATTTCTTTGATTATGGAAATGCATTCTTATTAGAAGCTAGCAGAGCCGGGGCAGATGTTATGAGTTCAAACCCTACCTTAGGAAGAGAATTTAAATATCCGAGTTATGTACAAGATATTATGGGACCAATGTGCTTCGATTATGGTTTTGGACCGTTCCGTTGGGTATGTGCTTCTGGAAAACCAGAAGATTTGGCAAAAACAGATGCAATAGCTTGTGAAATTTTAGAAGAAATCATGAAAAATTCACCTGAAGAAATTCAGCAGCAAATGGCTGATAATATTCAGTGGATAAAAGGAGCACAGGAAAATAAACTAGTTGTAGGGTCTCAGGCACGTATTTTATACGCGGATGCTGAAGGACGTATGAAAATAGCACAAGCATTTAATGAAGCAATTGAAAGAGGAGAAATTGGTCCAGTTGTATTAGGTCGAGATCATCATGATGTTTCAGGAACAGATTCACCATATAGAGAAACTTCAAATATTTATGATGGTTCTCGTTTTACAGCAGATATGGCTATTCATAATGTAATTGGAGATAGTTTTAGAGGTGCAACATGGGTCTCAATACACAACGGAGGTGGTGTAGGATGGGGAGAAGTAATGAACGGTGGATTTGGCATGCTTCTTGATGGTAGTTTAGATGCATCAAGACGCTTAAAATCAATGCTTTTCTGGGATGTTAATAACGGGATAGCGCGTAGAAGTTGGGCAAGAAATGAAGAAGCAGTTTTTGCCATTAAACGTGCCATGAATGTTGAGCCGAACTTAAAAGTAACTTTACCAAACTTAGTGGATGATGCATTATTAGAAAATGTATAA
- the hutH gene encoding histidine ammonia-lyase: MFKYGIDHLTVDKVIAIAKGTLEAVITEEAKEKVDVCRRKVETMANSDAAVYGINTGFGPLCDVQITPEETSKLQENLLITHAVGVGNPIDKILSKIMMICKVHALCQGFSGVRLEMIERIVYFIENDMLPIVPEQGSVGASGDLAPLSHLFLPLLGEGEFWVGNKILPAKEVLANHGLKPLTLMAKEGLGLINGTQFILSHAILGLKKMEYLLDLADVAGAMSLEGFQGSASPFREELHTIRPFSGNLKVAERIRMLLRGSQNVENHLECERVQDPYSIRCMPQVHGASRNAFNHLNELAEIEMNSVTDNPIVLSETEAISGGNFHGQPLAMALDYASIAAAELGNISDRRCYLLLEGKYGLPRLLTTAGGLNSGFMIPQYTTAALVTENKSLCFPPSADSVPTSLGQEDHVSMGSISGRKFNQILGNLDKIFAIELMYAAQAMDFRRPNTFSEIIEENFSLVRSKVAKLEEDRVLKDDINILVTMVKNKDFKVA, from the coding sequence ATGTTTAAATACGGAATAGATCATTTAACGGTAGATAAGGTAATTGCTATTGCTAAAGGCACATTAGAGGCAGTAATAACAGAAGAAGCTAAAGAGAAGGTAGATGTATGTAGAAGAAAAGTAGAAACAATGGCAAATTCTGATGCTGCCGTTTACGGAATTAATACTGGTTTTGGACCTTTATGTGATGTGCAGATTACTCCAGAGGAAACTAGTAAGTTACAAGAGAATTTACTAATAACGCATGCCGTTGGAGTAGGAAATCCTATTGATAAGATTTTGTCGAAAATAATGATGATATGTAAAGTACATGCATTATGTCAAGGATTTTCTGGAGTTCGTTTAGAAATGATAGAAAGGATTGTATACTTTATAGAGAATGATATGTTGCCAATTGTTCCAGAACAAGGTTCAGTTGGAGCGTCGGGTGATTTAGCACCCTTATCTCATTTGTTCTTACCATTACTCGGAGAAGGAGAATTTTGGGTAGGAAATAAAATTTTACCAGCAAAGGAAGTGTTAGCTAATCACGGTTTGAAACCTTTAACTTTAATGGCTAAAGAAGGACTAGGTTTGATTAATGGAACACAATTCATTCTGTCACATGCAATCTTAGGATTGAAGAAAATGGAATACCTTTTAGATTTGGCAGATGTTGCTGGAGCTATGAGTTTAGAAGGGTTTCAAGGAAGTGCTTCTCCTTTTAGAGAAGAATTACATACTATTAGACCTTTTAGTGGAAACTTAAAAGTTGCTGAACGTATAAGAATGTTGCTAAGAGGATCTCAAAATGTTGAAAACCATTTAGAATGTGAACGCGTACAAGATCCATACTCAATTCGATGTATGCCACAAGTACACGGAGCTTCAAGAAATGCTTTCAATCACTTAAATGAATTGGCTGAGATTGAAATGAACTCTGTAACAGATAATCCAATTGTATTAAGTGAAACAGAAGCAATTTCAGGAGGTAATTTCCATGGACAACCTTTAGCTATGGCTTTAGATTATGCTTCTATTGCAGCAGCAGAATTAGGAAATATTTCAGATAGACGCTGTTACTTATTATTGGAAGGTAAGTATGGGTTACCTAGATTATTAACAACAGCAGGAGGTTTGAATTCAGGTTTTATGATTCCTCAATATACTACTGCGGCATTAGTTACTGAAAATAAGTCCTTATGTTTTCCTCCATCTGCAGATAGTGTTCCTACTTCACTAGGACAAGAAGATCACGTGTCTATGGGAAGTATTTCGGGAAGAAAATTCAATCAAATTTTAGGGAATTTAGATAAGATTTTTGCAATTGAGCTAATGTATGCTGCTCAAGCAATGGATTTTAGGAGGCCTAACACGTTTTCTGAAATCATTGAAGAAAATTTCTCTTTGGTTAGGAGTAAAGTAGCAAAGTTAGAAGAAGATCGTGTGCTAAAAGATGATATTAATATCTTAGTAACGATGGTGAAGAACAAAGATTTCAAAGTAGCATAA
- a CDS encoding LysR family transcriptional regulator, with amino-acid sequence MGYQIELRHLRYFLAVAEDLHFRKAADRLFISQPGLSRQIKQMEEDLDIQLFERHNRKVVLTPAGIYLKNEFTRNLKNLDNIINHAKLLQEGKHGKLEFGYVGSAMHNIIPNLLIQFKKEHPHIQFGLKEMDNQKQIESLLHQKIDIGFVRLDRVPRGLDILPILKENFCLVLPKDHPIDKSSFKSLNQLKNESFILFDPSYSPSYYEKVMQIFTDSGFAPIVSHNTIHAASIYKLVENNFGLSIVPKSLQQGYNMNVKFIELDTIKQHTTLSAVWDKNNRNPLLNSLIKVISKTS; translated from the coding sequence ATGGGTTATCAAATTGAATTAAGACATTTACGATATTTTCTAGCAGTTGCTGAAGATTTACATTTCAGAAAAGCTGCAGATCGTTTGTTTATTTCGCAACCTGGTTTAAGCAGACAAATCAAACAAATGGAAGAAGATTTAGATATCCAACTTTTTGAAAGACACAATAGAAAAGTTGTATTAACTCCTGCAGGAATATATTTAAAAAACGAATTTACTCGTAACTTGAAAAATCTTGACAATATTATTAATCATGCAAAACTATTACAGGAAGGAAAGCATGGAAAATTAGAATTTGGTTACGTAGGCTCTGCAATGCACAATATCATCCCTAATTTACTAATTCAATTCAAAAAGGAACATCCACATATCCAGTTTGGTTTAAAAGAGATGGACAATCAAAAACAAATTGAAAGCCTGCTACATCAAAAAATAGATATTGGTTTTGTTCGATTGGACCGGGTTCCTAGAGGATTGGATATTCTACCTATTTTAAAAGAAAACTTTTGTTTGGTGCTTCCTAAAGACCACCCTATTGACAAGAGTAGCTTCAAGTCTTTAAACCAATTAAAAAACGAGTCTTTTATTCTATTCGATCCTTCCTACAGTCCTTCCTATTATGAAAAAGTAATGCAAATCTTTACAGATAGTGGGTTCGCTCCAATTGTATCACATAACACCATTCATGCGGCATCCATTTATAAATTAGTAGAAAACAACTTTGGTTTATCCATTGTTCCTAAATCTTTACAACAAGGATACAATATGAATGTAAAATTCATTGAATTAGACACCATAAAACAACACACAACGCTTTCCGCTGTATGGGATAAAAACAATAGAAACCCCTTATTAAACTCACTTATAAAAGTAATTTCGAAAACATCATAA
- a CDS encoding methylmalonyl-CoA mutase family protein: MEQIAPYKPKHKVRIVTAASLFDGHDAAINIMRRIIQSTGVEVIHLGHDRSVEEVVNCAIQEDANAIAMTSYQGGHNEYFKYMYDLLQEKGAGHIKIFGGGGGVILPEEIKELMDYGITRIYSPDDGRELGLQGMINDLVEKSDFAIGDTLNGEVNKLVDKEIGSIARVISSAENFPEVAKETLDNIHEKNKNSKTPVLGITGTGGAGKSSLVDELVRRFLIDFPNKTIGLISVDPSKRKTGGALLGDRIRMNAINNERVYMRSLATRQSNLALSKYVNEAVEVLKAAEFDLIILETSGIGQSDTEIIEHSDTSLYVMTPEFGAATQLEKIDMLDFADLVAINKFDKRGALDALRDVKKQYMRNNNLWDVHMDDMPVFGTIASQFNDPGMNSLYKAIMDKLVEKTGADLQSTFEITKEMSEKIFVIPPARTRYLSEISENNRAYDKKVDAQEKVAQKLYGIYKTIESVSESTISLDKSGIEQNSIHSTEENSDFLKLLVAEFDRVKMDLDPYNWEVILNWDTKVKKYKDPIYTFKVRDKEIKIETHTKSLSHSDIPKVALPKYKAWGDLLRWNLQENVPGEFPYASGLYPFKRTGEDPTRMFAGEGGPERTNRRFHYVSLGMPAKRLSTAFDSVTLYGNDPGHRPDIYGKIGNAGVSICCLDDAKKLYSGFDLSHAMTSVSMTINGPAPMLLGFFMNAAIDQNCEKYIKEHGLEAKVEAKLKELYDNKGIDRPKYNGDLPEGNDGLGLLLLGVTGDQILPADVYAEIKASTLAQVRGTVQADILKEDQAQNTCIFSTEFALRLMGDVQEYFIEKNVRNFYSVSISGYHIAEAGANPITQLALTLANGFTYVEYYLSRGMDINKFGPNLSFFFSNGIDPEYAVIGRVARKIWAKALKYKYNANPRAQMLKYHIQTSGRSLHAQEIDFNDIRTTLQALYAIYDNCNSLHTNAYDEAITTPTEESVRRAMAIQLIINKELGLAKNENPIQGSFIIEELTDLVEEAVLTEFDRITERGGVLGAMETMYQRSKIQEESLYYETLKHTGEFPIIGVNTFLSSKGSPTVTPQEVIRATEEEKQFQIKTKENLNEANEAKVAEELAKIQKAAIQNENIFENLMEASKVCSLGQITAALFEVGGQYRRNM; the protein is encoded by the coding sequence ATGGAACAAATAGCTCCTTATAAACCAAAACATAAAGTAAGAATTGTAACTGCAGCCTCTTTATTTGATGGACACGATGCAGCGATTAATATAATGCGTAGAATTATACAGTCTACTGGGGTTGAAGTAATTCACTTAGGACATGACAGAAGTGTAGAAGAAGTAGTAAACTGTGCTATACAAGAAGATGCCAATGCTATTGCTATGACATCTTACCAAGGAGGACACAATGAATATTTTAAATATATGTACGATCTATTACAAGAAAAAGGTGCTGGACATATAAAAATATTTGGTGGTGGTGGTGGAGTAATCCTTCCTGAAGAAATTAAGGAATTAATGGATTACGGTATTACTCGTATTTATTCTCCTGATGATGGTCGTGAGTTAGGGCTTCAAGGAATGATTAACGATTTAGTTGAGAAATCTGATTTTGCTATTGGTGACACCTTAAATGGTGAAGTAAACAAACTAGTCGACAAAGAAATTGGTAGTATTGCTCGTGTAATTTCTTCTGCTGAAAACTTCCCTGAAGTTGCAAAAGAAACTTTAGATAATATTCACGAAAAAAATAAAAACTCTAAAACCCCTGTATTAGGTATAACTGGTACTGGAGGTGCAGGAAAATCAAGTTTAGTTGATGAATTAGTTCGTCGTTTTTTAATTGATTTCCCAAATAAAACAATCGGATTAATTTCTGTAGATCCGTCAAAAAGAAAAACAGGAGGTGCTTTATTAGGTGATCGTATTCGTATGAATGCTATTAATAATGAACGTGTGTATATGCGTTCATTAGCAACACGTCAATCTAACCTAGCCTTATCTAAATATGTTAATGAAGCTGTTGAAGTACTAAAAGCAGCAGAGTTTGATTTAATTATTTTAGAAACTTCAGGTATTGGACAATCAGATACTGAAATTATAGAACACTCTGACACTTCTTTATACGTAATGACTCCAGAATTTGGTGCTGCTACGCAATTAGAAAAAATTGACATGCTAGATTTTGCTGATTTAGTAGCTATTAACAAATTCGATAAGCGTGGTGCTTTAGATGCTTTGCGTGATGTAAAGAAACAATACATGCGTAACAACAACTTATGGGATGTTCATATGGATGACATGCCTGTATTTGGAACTATTGCTTCTCAATTCAACGATCCAGGTATGAACTCGCTTTATAAAGCTATCATGGATAAGCTGGTTGAAAAAACCGGAGCAGATTTACAGTCTACTTTTGAAATCACAAAAGAAATGTCTGAAAAAATATTTGTAATTCCTCCGGCAAGAACACGTTATTTATCTGAAATTTCAGAGAACAATAGAGCTTATGATAAAAAGGTAGATGCTCAAGAAAAAGTAGCTCAAAAGTTATATGGAATTTATAAAACTATTGAAAGCGTTTCTGAATCTACTATTAGTCTAGATAAATCAGGAATAGAACAAAATTCTATTCACTCAACTGAAGAGAATTCAGACTTTTTAAAATTATTAGTAGCCGAGTTTGATCGAGTAAAAATGGATTTAGATCCTTATAACTGGGAGGTTATTTTAAACTGGGACACAAAAGTTAAAAAATATAAAGATCCTATTTACACGTTTAAAGTACGTGATAAAGAAATCAAAATTGAGACACACACCAAGTCACTTTCTCATTCTGATATACCAAAAGTAGCCTTACCTAAATATAAAGCTTGGGGAGACCTATTACGTTGGAACTTACAAGAAAATGTTCCCGGTGAATTTCCATATGCATCAGGACTGTATCCATTCAAGCGTACTGGAGAAGACCCTACAAGAATGTTTGCAGGAGAAGGAGGACCTGAAAGAACTAACAGACGTTTCCATTACGTAAGTTTAGGAATGCCCGCAAAACGTTTATCGACAGCTTTTGACTCGGTAACTCTATATGGTAACGACCCTGGACATAGACCTGATATTTATGGTAAAATTGGTAATGCTGGAGTTTCTATTTGCTGTTTAGACGATGCTAAAAAACTATATTCTGGTTTTGATTTAAGTCATGCCATGACATCCGTTTCTATGACTATTAATGGTCCAGCCCCAATGTTACTAGGTTTCTTTATGAATGCTGCTATTGATCAAAATTGTGAGAAATACATTAAAGAACATGGTTTAGAGGCGAAAGTAGAAGCCAAATTAAAAGAGTTATATGATAATAAAGGTATTGATCGCCCGAAATATAATGGTGACTTACCAGAAGGTAATGATGGATTAGGTTTATTACTTTTAGGAGTCACTGGAGATCAAATTTTACCTGCAGATGTGTATGCTGAAATTAAAGCAAGTACACTTGCACAAGTTCGTGGAACTGTTCAAGCAGACATCTTAAAAGAGGATCAAGCTCAAAACACTTGTATTTTCTCTACAGAATTTGCTTTGCGTTTAATGGGAGATGTACAGGAATACTTTATTGAGAAAAACGTAAGAAACTTCTACTCTGTTTCTATTTCTGGATACCATATTGCAGAAGCTGGTGCCAACCCAATAACTCAATTAGCGTTAACATTAGCTAACGGATTTACCTATGTAGAGTATTATTTATCAAGAGGAATGGATATAAATAAGTTTGGTCCAAACTTATCATTCTTCTTTTCAAATGGTATCGATCCAGAATATGCAGTTATAGGTCGCGTTGCTCGTAAAATTTGGGCAAAGGCATTGAAATATAAGTACAATGCAAACCCAAGAGCACAAATGTTAAAATATCATATTCAAACTTCTGGACGTTCGTTACACGCACAGGAAATTGACTTTAACGATATTCGTACAACATTACAAGCTTTGTATGCTATTTACGATAACTGTAATTCATTACATACAAATGCTTATGATGAAGCCATTACTACTCCTACAGAGGAAAGTGTAAGAAGAGCCATGGCAATACAGTTGATTATTAATAAAGAATTAGGATTAGCGAAAAACGAAAATCCAATACAAGGTTCATTCATTATTGAAGAATTAACCGATTTAGTTGAAGAAGCAGTGTTAACAGAGTTTGATAGAATCACAGAACGTGGTGGAGTTTTAGGAGCAATGGAAACGATGTACCAACGTTCTAAAATTCAAGAAGAAAGTTTATACTATGAAACTTTAAAGCATACAGGTGAATTCCCTATTATTGGAGTTAATACTTTCTTAAGTTCTAAAGGATCTCCAACAGTAACTCCACAAGAAGTAATTAGAGCAACTGAGGAAGAGAAACAATTCCAAATAAAAACTAAAGAAAACTTAAACGAAGCTAATGAAGCGAAAGTTGCTGAAGAGTTAGCTAAAATTCAGAAAGCCGCTATTCAAAATGAAAACATTTTTGAAAATCTGATGGAAGCTTCTAAAGTATGTTCTTTAGGTCAAATTACTGCTGCTTTGTTTGAAGTTGGTGGTCAATACAGACGAAATATGTAA
- a CDS encoding prolipoprotein diacylglyceryl transferase family protein, with protein sequence MNLHLIFEYLAFFIAYRYYVYLKKKNSDHISSNNRLSIILGAAIGAFLGSRLIGLFENPADMFVKNILELLNTKTIMGGLFGGLIGVELCKKIIGESQSSGDLFTFPIILGIIIGRIGCFLSGVNEFTYGKETHFFLGMDLGDGLNRHPIVLYEILFLILLLLVLHKIKNQNSLTSGMLFKLFMVSYFGFRFLIEFLKPNVFFIYGLSTIQILCLTCLIYYRKVFTKINSIKIAS encoded by the coding sequence ATGAATTTGCACCTTATATTTGAATATTTAGCATTTTTTATTGCATACAGATATTACGTTTATCTAAAGAAAAAGAACTCAGATCATATTTCATCAAATAATAGATTGTCTATTATTTTGGGAGCTGCCATTGGTGCTTTTCTAGGCTCACGACTCATCGGGCTGTTTGAAAACCCAGCTGATATGTTTGTTAAAAACATACTAGAGTTACTCAATACAAAAACTATTATGGGTGGACTTTTTGGAGGGCTCATTGGTGTAGAACTTTGTAAAAAAATCATTGGTGAATCTCAATCTTCAGGAGATTTATTTACTTTTCCTATTATCTTGGGAATTATTATTGGGCGTATAGGCTGCTTTTTATCTGGAGTTAATGAATTTACCTACGGAAAAGAAACACACTTTTTTTTAGGAATGGATCTTGGTGATGGTTTAAACAGACATCCAATTGTACTTTATGAAATTCTATTTTTAATACTATTGCTATTGGTATTACATAAAATAAAAAATCAAAATTCTCTTACATCTGGAATGTTGTTCAAACTATTTATGGTTAGCTATTTTGGTTTTCGATTTCTTATCGAATTCTTAAAACCAAATGTATTTTTTATTTACGGATTGAGTACCATTCAAATTTTATGTTTAACTTGTTTGATATATTATAGAAAAGTCTTTACTAAAATAAATAGCATAAAAATTGCCAGTTAG